The following nucleotide sequence is from Nitrosopumilus adriaticus.
CTAGAAAAACCGCAAAAATTGATGCAATTGCTCCTGCATCATCTTCGGAAACTACATTCATGGAAACAAAAATTCCTATTCCTAAAGATAGAATTCCAATTATTACTATTGGATTAATCGGATTTGAAATTTTATCCGGTACTATTTCTGGAATTTTCAATATAAAAAATCCATGCTGATTCAATTCATAAGTATGTTGATTTTCTCCCTAAATTCCTCAGAAATATGGTTTTTTTGAATTTAGGCATGTTTTCAATCAAATCCCAGATTTGGAACTGGCTAATCTGAAAATTAATTCCTAAAAAACCTAATATGCTAGTAATACTATCATATTTTTAATGTCAGGAACAGAACATCTGTTTTCAAGATCCCTTATTGAAATTATTAAAAAAGATCTTGGTTCTAAGACAATTCAAAAGATTGAAAACAGACTATTTGAGAAATTTGGGCTTTCTCTTTCCCAATCTGTGGAAGAATTTCATTCCTTAGATTTAGTACTGCGTGAATTTTTTGGCAAAGGTGCAGATGCAATTGAACGTAAAATGTTTGAAAAGATATTTGTAATTAAATCCAAAAAATCCAATGATCCTTGGTATTCATTATCTGACGAATATGTAAATTCCATTATCCTTGAAGCCTATGGTGATATGGATAAAAGAAAAATTCTTGAATCTGTTTCTGAAACACCAAAAATTATTAATGATATTTTAAAAGATTGTAATTTGCCCCGAACATCAGGCTATAGAAAAATAAATAATTTAATTGATGAAGGGCTATTGTTGAAAACTGGTCATATTGAAATCGATAATAAAAAAATTAGTGAATATTTGTGCATCTTTAATAATCTAAAGATTAACATCGAAAAATCAAAAATGACTATTGATGTTCAATTTTCTAAATCTGAACAACTGCGTAGCCCCATTCTTCAATCAGTTTAAAAATAATCATTTCATCTAAAATTTTCTCATATTGTTAATTTGTGTTATAAATTACGCATAGTAATAAAAGAATACCTTATTACTTAGTTTATCAATACCAAATATGGGATTGACCGTTCAAACATGTATTATTGTAGATGATGATGTTCAAATCACTGAACTATTTTCTGAATTGATGTCTCTCCAGGGATTAACTGTTCTAGCTACCGGTCATAATGGACTTGATGCGATAAAACTTTATGAAAAACATAACCCTGACGTTGTTTTCCTGGATGTGGAAATGCCAAAATTAAATGGAATTCAGGCACTAAAAGAAATCAAAGAAATTGACTCATCTGCAAATGTGGTGATTGTAACAGGTAGTACTTCCGGTGATATTGAAAAACAATTAAAAGAAAATGGTGTCACTGAAATTGTTTACAAGCCTTTTGATATTAAAAAAATTGGTAAAATCATTGAATCCCTTAACGATACTGTTTCAATCTATCAATAAACAAACTTTGTTTGAAATTTTATTTTAATCCCCAAGATACTTTGTTGTTTGGAATAATCTTCAAAAATGGAGCCTCATTTTCGTCCCATGGATCCTCTCTAACCCATTCAAATTTCTTGTGAAAAATATCATAATATTTTTTAAACTCTGATCCATTTTCAACAATTTCTACCTTCCCTTGAATACAAATTGCTTTATGATTCCCTGATTGGTATATGTCAATTACAATTCCTATTTTTGGATTATCTTTAATGTTTGAAAATGTTCTAGTATTGTAATCTGTGGCAACTAAAATATTATTTTCATGAAAAATAAATGATACTGGTTTTACATGTGGAATATTCTTATGTGAAGTTGCTATTCTTGCTTCTTCTAGTGATTCTAGAAAATCTATCTCTTTTTGATTAAATTCTATCAATTGAAAATTCGTTCTCTTATCTCTGGTATGTGTTTGTATACGATGTCTCTAATTTTCATCTGATCCTCTGGAGTAGGTGCCTCTTTTTGTGCACTAAGTATAGCACCGCCCATTCCAAGTGCCATTCCCATTACTATTCCATATACAAATTCTCGGGGGTTTTCAACCTTTAGTGTATCCTTGTTTTCATTAATGTCCTCAAGATAAGCTGGAATCGTAGATACTGCACCGTTAATTACTTGGATGATAATTTCTTCAAATGGATCTTCACTCATGCACAATTTCTTATGGAATTCTTAATAAATTTGTGCCTAAGATTTTTAATCCCGCCTTACTGAAAATGAATATGTTCTCACTTTTTACAACAAATGAGGCAAATGCTGCACTTCCTGATGTAATTAAAAAATTTGAATATGCGCTTTCCAAAAAGAATGAAGTATCAAAATTAGAGCAACAAATTCAGATGAGTCTTTCCACTACAAACTCATTTGAAGAATTTATCACATTAAAGCAGAAATTAAATTCAGCAGTTACAAAATTCTATGAAGCAGTAGAAATCCTGGAAAACACTGGAGTTTCTGTTAAAAGTATAGAGCAGGGTTTACTTGATTTTCCCTCAAAGCGATTTGATGAGGAGGTTTGGCTGTGTTGGAAATATGGTGAAACAGAAATAAAATTCTGGCACGAAAAAGATTCTGGTTTTATGGGTAGAAAACCAATTGAAGTAAACGACGAGTCTCTAGTCTGACTATTCCTCACTTGCTTTTTTGATAAAATTTTTGACATCAATTGTTTTGAGTGGCTTTGATGAGTCCCACAAGAATGAGCATAATGTGAAGATGTTATCTACCATTTCATTAGAATTTGTACATAACGAAAAGTCCGAATCAGATCCTGAATGTTGAGATGATGCGGCATGATCAGACATTATCATTTTTTTATCTTTTTGAACTATGATTCTTCCCTTTGATGGAAGCTTGCCAATTTTAGTTTCAGTGGCATTGAATCTTTTTACAAAAGGTGCTAGTTTTGGATCATTCATGTCTACTAGCAATCTCACTGTTCCTCCATTCTTTTCACAAATGCTAATTTTTTCTGGGATTGTGCTGTGGTACATTCTTGAAACATCATCCAAAGTTGTTGCTATGTAAATCGTATCTACAGAATTTTCAATTAATTGTGCAATATCTGCATAGATGTTTTGTCTTCCTTGAACAACTCTGAATGTAGGAACAGTGTTGATTTGGTTAGATGTAATTTCATCATTAATTTTATCAATAATTGCCTCTCCTAGTTTTTTGATTTTATTTACTTCGTCTTCTTTTTTGCTTAGTGCAATTTTTAATGCATCATGAGGATCTGATGCAATACATAATTTGGGACTAGATAATGTGGTTGAAATAATATTTCTACTTACAAGTCTATCGACTGTTCTGTACATTCTTGCTCTGTCAATATCGAGCTCTTTTGCAAGTGCGCTTGCGGTTATTGGGCCTGCTCTGAGTAAATTAAGGTAAACCTTCGCCTCCAAGTCATCGAGATCTAAAATCTCTTCAAGCTCTGTTGCAATTCTACTTACTTGATCTTGGTAAGACATCCCCTTATTTCTCCCATCTCTAACAACCTAGACTCGTTTTGTGTAATTGCATTTAGTATTTTCGCAGAACTCCTATGCTTTACAAAATATTTTCCCCTCATCATCGATAAAAAATTTAGATCATAATAGAACTAAAGGCTCTGTTTGTGCGATAGTACACACAAAAAACAAAATATGTTGTTTTGTTATTACAACAATTTTTTCTGATGTTCATTTTTTTGAACATTTTTTTCTGATTTTTACCAATATGTCATTTCATTATCTGACAATTTTTTTTAATAAATGTCTGATGTGAAAACTAGATTACATTAAATGCAATTACTGAAATGACAATCATTGCTACCACATGCTTTGTTCCAGCCACGTAAGAACCCGAGCCAATCTTGCCTGCCGCAAGACCTCCAAATACTGCTTCGATTATTGCCATGTTAAATAATGCTGATTCTAATTTTTCAATCTCCATGCTTGCAAGAGAGCCAAATAATCCCTGTGTGCCACTTCCTGATGCCAGTAATCCTTCCTGAACTTTTTCTATTTCTGTGAAAAAACTAGTAGTTAACAAAACTGCTACTGCGAGAAATACTGCAAACGAAATGTAAATTGTATATGTGTATGGCTGAAGGGCTGATTTTCTACTCTTTTCAATATTTTGCATATCTGAGACGTGTTTTTGAATCATTTCCAGATTTTCAGATACATCCCCCCCAATCTTCATTGCCATCTCAAGTAATACTGTCACACGTCGTGAAACCCTAGTCCCCGTTCTTTCTGCAAAATTCTCAAATGCATCCTCGATTGGAGTTCCCCAGCTTATGTTTGCTCTGAGATTTTTTAATTCAGGAGTTAATGCTCCTAGATTTCTTTCTCCTGCTTGCTCTATTGCCTTGATTAAATTTGCCCCACTTTGGACAGAGCTTAGAAGTGCAAGTAAAAAAACTGGTAAATTTCTATCAATACTGTCTCTTCTTTGCACCTCTTTTAGCTGGTGCACAGTTAAGGGAATAATTCCTACTAGTATTCCAAAAATTAATCCAACATCTCTGATTGTAGTTGAATCTGAATATTCTGAAAAATAAAAACTCATAGAAATTACACTAATTGATGCAATAATTGAAAATACGGCAGTTTTTAGAATCTCGTTTTTTAAGATTGATTCTTTTGGTTCGATTTTTGCTACTCGTCGTTTTTTTATTTTTCTTTTTTGTTTGCTTTGAACTCTTTCCATTTTCTTTACCTCTTTGGTACCATTGTATCCATCATGACTAGCATCAAAACTCCGCTAAGCGGAATTACTGCAAATGTTAGAATATTCATTAGTGTTATCAAATCAAATCCTGCAAGACTAGGGCTCATTATTCCCATAATTGATAGCATGATTACTGCAAGTAATGGAAATACAATTAGTAAAATTGTGTAAATTTCTGCAACACTACCTAATGATTCGGTAGTTTTTTGCATTAGCATCTTTTTTTCTTCAAGCTGAACTTTTGCAGTCGCATTAAAATATTCTTTGAGATCCCCTCCTGATTGAACAGTAACTACTGCGCCTTCAAGTAATTCCGAATATG
It contains:
- a CDS encoding response regulator — encoded protein: MGLTVQTCIIVDDDVQITELFSELMSLQGLTVLATGHNGLDAIKLYEKHNPDVVFLDVEMPKLNGIQALKEIKEIDSSANVVIVTGSTSGDIEKQLKENGVTEIVYKPFDIKKIGKIIESLNDTVSIYQ
- a CDS encoding pyridoxamine 5'-phosphate oxidase family protein, which translates into the protein MIEFNQKEIDFLESLEEARIATSHKNIPHVKPVSFIFHENNILVATDYNTRTFSNIKDNPKIGIVIDIYQSGNHKAICIQGKVEIVENGSEFKKYYDIFHKKFEWVREDPWDENEAPFLKIIPNNKVSWGLK
- a CDS encoding type II secretion system F family protein, with protein sequence MERVQSKQKRKIKKRRVAKIEPKESILKNEILKTAVFSIIASISVISMSFYFSEYSDSTTIRDVGLIFGILVGIIPLTVHQLKEVQRRDSIDRNLPVFLLALLSSVQSGANLIKAIEQAGERNLGALTPELKNLRANISWGTPIEDAFENFAERTGTRVSRRVTVLLEMAMKIGGDVSENLEMIQKHVSDMQNIEKSRKSALQPYTYTIYISFAVFLAVAVLLTTSFFTEIEKVQEGLLASGSGTQGLFGSLASMEIEKLESALFNMAIIEAVFGGLAAGKIGSGSYVAGTKHVVAMIVISVIAFNVI
- a CDS encoding TrmB family transcriptional regulator, with protein sequence MSYQDQVSRIATELEEILDLDDLEAKVYLNLLRAGPITASALAKELDIDRARMYRTVDRLVSRNIISTTLSSPKLCIASDPHDALKIALSKKEDEVNKIKKLGEAIIDKINDEITSNQINTVPTFRVVQGRQNIYADIAQLIENSVDTIYIATTLDDVSRMYHSTIPEKISICEKNGGTVRLLVDMNDPKLAPFVKRFNATETKIGKLPSKGRIIVQKDKKMIMSDHAASSQHSGSDSDFSLCTNSNEMVDNIFTLCSFLWDSSKPLKTIDVKNFIKKASEE
- a CDS encoding DUF2203 domain-containing protein, translated to MNMFSLFTTNEANAALPDVIKKFEYALSKKNEVSKLEQQIQMSLSTTNSFEEFITLKQKLNSAVTKFYEAVEILENTGVSVKSIEQGLLDFPSKRFDEEVWLCWKYGETEIKFWHEKDSGFMGRKPIEVNDESLV